One region of Candidatus Acidiferrales bacterium genomic DNA includes:
- a CDS encoding glycosyltransferase family 4 protein codes for MAERLRILLLCAHPVQYASPVFRRMAQHPSLDVTVAYCSLQGAERALDPDFGIEVAWDIPLLEGYRWVQLPNHAFSRSEQSFLGLMNPSVWKLIRKGKFDAAAIFTGYKPVTFWIAALAAKFSGSVLMFGTDSHNLNSRDGRNWKQFIKKMFWPRLFGMADLAIAPSSGTVALMHSLGLPDERIAMLPYVVDNERWIAEAKKVDRSAIRRAWNIPEDAPVVLFCAKLQPWKRPQDLLRAFAKANVPGAYLVYAGEGSIRRELEDEARALGVDDRTRFLGFANQGALPGIYTACNLLVLPSEYEPFGLVVNEAMLCGRGVIVSDRVGAKYDLVREGETGFVFLCGDIDALAALLTKTLGSPELLCKLGEAARKRMGTWGPNAYIEAFISAVERAKRLRAPRAAK; via the coding sequence ATGGCTGAACGGCTTCGCATACTTCTGCTCTGCGCGCATCCGGTGCAATACGCTTCGCCCGTTTTCCGCAGGATGGCGCAGCATCCGTCACTCGATGTCACCGTGGCCTATTGCAGCCTACAAGGCGCGGAGCGCGCGCTTGATCCCGACTTCGGGATCGAAGTCGCATGGGATATTCCATTGCTCGAAGGATATCGTTGGGTGCAACTTCCGAATCACGCATTTTCGCGCAGCGAACAATCCTTCCTCGGACTAATGAATCCCAGCGTGTGGAAATTAATTCGCAAAGGAAAGTTCGATGCCGCGGCGATTTTTACCGGATACAAGCCCGTGACGTTCTGGATTGCGGCACTGGCCGCTAAATTTTCCGGCTCGGTTCTGATGTTCGGCACCGATTCGCACAATCTGAATTCGCGAGACGGTCGAAACTGGAAGCAATTTATCAAAAAAATGTTTTGGCCCAGATTATTCGGAATGGCCGATCTGGCGATTGCGCCATCGAGCGGCACTGTGGCTTTGATGCACTCCCTCGGCTTGCCGGATGAGCGCATCGCGATGCTTCCCTATGTTGTGGACAACGAGCGATGGATCGCTGAGGCGAAGAAAGTCGACCGTTCCGCGATTCGCCGCGCATGGAACATTCCCGAAGACGCTCCCGTTGTCCTTTTCTGCGCGAAATTGCAGCCATGGAAACGGCCGCAAGATTTGCTTCGGGCGTTTGCCAAAGCGAATGTTCCGGGCGCGTATCTTGTCTATGCAGGTGAAGGTTCCATACGCAGGGAACTCGAAGACGAAGCCCGGGCACTCGGTGTTGATGACCGCACGCGATTTCTCGGCTTTGCGAACCAAGGAGCTCTGCCGGGCATTTACACCGCGTGCAATCTGCTCGTCCTGCCATCGGAATACGAGCCCTTCGGCCTGGTGGTGAACGAAGCGATGCTCTGTGGGCGCGGAGTAATCGTCAGTGACCGAGTCGGCGCAAAATATGATCTGGTGCGCGAAGGAGAAACCGGATTTGTATTTCTCTGTGGGGACATCGACGCGCTCGCTGCTTTGCTGACGAAGACACTTGGTTCGCCTGAACTTCTATGCAAACTCGGCGAAGCCGCCAGAAAACGAATGGGAACCTGGGGACCCAACGCATACATTGAAGCATTTATTAGCGCGGTCGAACGTGCGAAACGTCTTCGCGCGCCGCGCGCCGCCAAGTGA